Proteins encoded within one genomic window of Aquarana catesbeiana isolate 2022-GZ linkage group LG03, ASM4218655v1, whole genome shotgun sequence:
- the LOC141134066 gene encoding uncharacterized protein, translating into MRSHTGEKPFGCSECDKCFSSKGGLTKHQRIHTGEKPFGCSECDKCFSSKGGLTIHWRIHTGEKPYSCSECNESFSQSASLSYHQKKIHQGENTFKCTECDMCFYKKSNFIVHQRSHTGEKPFRCSECDKCFSEKSKLKQHQRIHTGEKPFMCSECDQCFRQITHLMQHTKIHTGEKPFRCSECDKCFVQKMYLTQHQRVHTGEKPYRCSECDKSFVQKMYLTQHQRVHPGEKPYRCSECDKCFPEKSALKKHQRIHTRKKPFMCSECDQCFKQITYLMQHKRIHTGQKPFRCIECDKGFVQKSNLTQHQKVHTGEKPYRCSECEKCFVEMRSHAMHQRVHTGEKP; encoded by the coding sequence ATGAGgagtcacacaggagagaagccatttggATGCTCAGAATGTGATAAGTGTTTTTCATCAAAGGGAGGTCTTactaaacaccagagaattcacacaggagagaagccatttggATGCTCAGAATGTGATAAGTGTTTTTCATCAAAGGGAGGTCTTACTATACACTGgagaattcacacaggagagaaaccataTAGTTGTTCAGAATGTAACGAGAGCTTCTCACAATCGGCATCTCTTTCTtaccaccagaagaagattcacCAAGGAGAAAATACATTTAAGTGCACAGAATGTGACATGTGTTTCTATAAGAAGTCAAATTTTATTGTTCATCAAAGgagtcacacaggagagaagccattcagatgttcagaatgtgacaaatgTTTCTCTGAAAAATCTAAACTTAAGCAACACCaaaggattcacactggagaaaaGCCATTTATGTGCTCAGAATGTGATCAATGCTTTAGACAAATTACTCATCTTATGCAACACACAaagattcacacaggagagaagccatttagatgttcagaatgtgacaaatgCTTTGTGCAAAAAATGTATCTTACTCAACACCAAAgagttcacacaggagagaagccgtatagATGTTCAGAATGTGATAAAAGCTTTGTGCAAAAAATGTATCTTACTCAACACCAAAGAGTTCACCCAGGAGAGAAGCCGTAtagatgttcagaatgtgacaaatgTTTTCCTGAAAAATCTGCACTTAAGAAACACCAAAGGATTCACACTAGAAAAAAGCCATTTATGTGCTCAGAATGTGACCAATGCTTTAAACAAATTACTTATCTTATGCAACACAAGAGGATTCACACAGGACAGAAGCCATTTAGGTGTATAGAATGTGACAAAGGCTTTGTGCAAAAATCTAATCTTACTCAACACCAAAaagttcacacaggagagaagccatatagATGTTCAGAATGTGAGAAGTGCTTTGTAGAAATGAGGTCACATGCTATGCACCAGAGGGTTCACACAGGAGAAAAACCATAA